A section of the Acanthochromis polyacanthus isolate Apoly-LR-REF ecotype Palm Island chromosome 1, KAUST_Apoly_ChrSc, whole genome shotgun sequence genome encodes:
- the LOC110962556 gene encoding nuclear factor 7, brain-like: protein MSTANYLLTEEQLLCCICLDVFINPVTLPCGHNFCKNCIVQHLNFNSQRQCPMCKERVDRKHKLGVNTFISEMVVQFRQSAGRKTISELQVETPGIASHDVPAESKRIPLKICLLVPFILTCLSFYFVANICFYQTVSSLKTLQLFEEDMDTKCTEHDRPLQLYCKNEQIPVCQSCVDSSHRFHHVVPLREEYEAKKAELEGKIHWKIQERRVKIQELKHSTELSNEAANKEMKDGIQVFTTLIQSLEKAKTELIGMIDENQKTTKKQARTYIQDLDGEILELRRIRAKVEQISSSKNPLHLLQSFSYLNGAPLDKDWTDVSICPTMYEGLLRTAMVKAVAELTETVREEMKKLQDVEIKIQQAEITLDADTAHPALILSDDGKQVHCGEVWTKLPENPKRFDPAINVLGRQSFSCGRFHYDVQVKGKTGWTLGVAKASVNRKGEIKLNPENGYWTIHLRNRKEYFALASYPVPLSVISKPEKIRVFVDYEEGLVSFYDVDAALLLYSFTESSFTEKLYPFFSPGASDSGRNSAPLIISSINTN, encoded by the coding sequence ATGTCGACAGCCAACTACCTGCTGACCGAGGAGCAGCTCCTGTGCTGCATCTGTCTGGACGTCTTCATCAATCCCGTCACGCTGCCGTGTGGACACAACTTCTGCAAAAACTGCATCGTGCAACACTTGAACTTTAACTCCCAGCGGCAGTGTCCCATGTGCAAAGAGCGAgtggacagaaaacacaagctgGGGGTGAACACCTTCATTTCAGAGATGGTTGTTCAGTTCAGACAGTCGGCTGGGAGGAAAACCATCTCGGAGCTACAAGTAGAAACACCAGGAATCGCTTCCCATGATGTTCCTGCTGAATCTAAACGGATCCCTTTGAAGATCTGCCTGCTGGTACCATTTATCCTCACGTGTCTGAGCTTCTACTTTGTAGCCAACATATGTTTTTATCAAACAGTGTCGAGTTTGAAAACTCTGCAGCTGTTTGAGGAAGACATGGACACCAAGTGTACCGAACACGACCGACCTCTGCAGCTCTACTGCAAGAATGAACAAATCCCTGTATGTCAATCCTGCGTTGACTCCAGCCACAGATTTCACCACGTGGTTCCTCTGAGAGAAGAATATGAAGCAAAGAAGGCAGAATTGGAGGGTAAAATCCACTGGAAGATCCAGGAGAGACGAGTGAAGATCCAGGAGCTCAAACACTCGACGGAGCTCAGCAACGAAGCTGCAAACAAGGAGATGAAAGATGGCATTCAAGTCTTCACGACTCTGATTCAGTCCCTGGAAAAAGCAAAGACGGAGCTGATCGGGATGATCGACGAGAATCAGAAAACGACCAAGAAACAAGCCAGAACTTACATCCAAGATTTAGACGGGGAGATCCTGGAGTTGAGGAGGATTCGAGCCAAGGTGGAGCAAATCTCAAGCTCTAAAAATCCCCTTCATCTTCTTCAGAGCTTCTCGTATCTGAACGGTGCTCCATTGGACAAAGACTGGACAGACGTTAGCATCTGTCCGACGATGTATGAAGGACTCCTGAGGACAGCGATGGTGAAGGCAGTGGCTGAGCTCACGGAGACGgtcagggaggagatgaagaagCTGCAGGATGTCGAGATAAAGATCCAGCAGGCAGAAATAACTTTGGATGCGGATACAGCTCATCCAGCTCTAATTCTGTCTGATGATGGGAAACAGGTGCACTGTGGTGAAGTTTGGACGAAACTCCCAGAAAACCCAAAAAGATTTGACCCAGCGATTAACGTCTTAGGAAGGCAGAGTTTCTCCTGTGGAAGGTTTCACTATGACGTCCAGGTCAAAGGGAAGACTGGATGGACTTTAGGAGTGGCCAAAGCTTCGGTCAACAGGAAGGGAGAAATTAAACTAAACCCAGAGAACGGATACTGGACAATACATCTAAGGAACAGAAAAGAATACTTTGCTCTTGCTAGCTATCCGGTCCCTCTTTCAGTGATTTCCAAACCTGAGAAGATCAGAGTGTTTGTGGACTATGAGGAAGGTCTGGTTTCTTTTTATGATGTAGATGCTGCGCTTCTTCTCTATTCCTTTACTGAAAGCTCCTTCACAGAGAAACTCTACCCTTTCTTCAGTCCTGGTGCCAGTGACAGTGGTAGAAACTCTGCTCCTCTGATTATATCATCAATTAATACAAATTAg